A stretch of the bacterium BMS3Abin14 genome encodes the following:
- the relJ gene encoding antitoxin RelJ: MKTITVSKARANLYKLLEDSGKSHEPLIITGKRGNAVLVAEEDWRSIQETLFLLSIPGMRESIREGLATPLEECAEDLDW, translated from the coding sequence ATGAAGACTATCACGGTGAGCAAGGCCAGGGCAAACCTGTACAAACTCCTCGAAGATTCCGGCAAATCCCATGAACCACTGATCATCACGGGGAAAAGGGGCAACGCTGTGCTGGTGGCGGAGGAAGACTGGAGGTCGATCCAGGAGACCCTGTTTCTGCTGTCCATTCCCGGGATGAGGGAGTCCATCAGGGAGGGTCTCGCAACTCCCCTGGAGGAGTGTGCAGAGGATCTTGACTGGTGA